The following are encoded together in the Candidatus Methylomirabilis oxygeniifera genome:
- the metF gene encoding 5,10-methylenetetrahydrofolate reductase, which yields MKIVDMYSTGKFGLSFEIFPPKTEAGEAQLFSALEALMVFRPSFVSCTYGAAGSTQEHTLELTVKIRKACGVTTVAHRTCVGSTAGGIRQWLKEATDLGIENIVALRGDPPKGQTEFKKPEGGLAYANELVALIRQEFPHFSIAVAGYPETHQEAPSPAVDLANLKRKVNAGADAVITQLFYDNRDFFDFRSRCVEAGITAPLIPGILPVVNLGQIQRITSMCGAKIPASFLAELETYRDDPDGQAGAGVRFAIRQCRELLDAGIPGLHFYLLNKAEATFRILEALKLSG from the coding sequence ATGAAGATCGTCGACATGTACAGCACAGGCAAGTTCGGCCTCTCTTTTGAGATATTCCCTCCGAAGACTGAGGCTGGAGAAGCTCAGTTATTCTCCGCCCTCGAAGCCCTGATGGTATTTCGCCCCTCCTTCGTGTCATGCACCTATGGCGCCGCAGGCTCGACTCAGGAACACACATTGGAACTGACGGTGAAGATCCGTAAGGCATGTGGCGTCACGACAGTCGCTCACCGGACCTGTGTGGGGTCAACCGCGGGGGGGATTCGGCAGTGGCTGAAAGAGGCCACCGACCTGGGCATTGAAAATATCGTCGCTTTGCGCGGTGATCCGCCAAAGGGGCAGACGGAGTTTAAGAAGCCGGAGGGCGGGCTTGCGTATGCCAATGAACTGGTGGCGCTGATTCGGCAGGAGTTCCCCCACTTCAGTATTGCCGTTGCCGGCTATCCTGAAACGCATCAGGAGGCACCAAGTCCTGCCGTCGATTTGGCGAACCTCAAGAGAAAGGTGAATGCGGGTGCCGACGCAGTCATCACCCAGCTTTTTTATGACAATCGCGATTTCTTTGACTTTCGCAGTCGGTGCGTAGAGGCGGGGATTACAGCACCTCTGATTCCAGGTATCCTGCCGGTAGTCAACTTAGGCCAGATTCAGCGTATCACCTCCATGTGCGGCGCGAAGATACCTGCCTCGTTTCTTGCCGAGCTGGAAACGTACCGGGATGACCCCGATGGGCAGGCGGGCGCGGGGGTGCGATTCGCGATCCGGCAATGCCGCGAACTGCTTGACGCAGGTATCCCAGGCCTGCACTTTTACCTCCTCAATAAGGCCGAAGCCACATTCCGGATCCTGGAAGCATTGAAGCTGTCCGGGTGA
- a CDS encoding protein of unknown function (Evidence 5 : No homology to any previously reported sequences) has product MISPRTLSATARAMDDFPTAVGPTSTMSGTEFKRLLPSKISPYPSLPKRGFIPPFGKGRSGGILLIVVVIFMRLLIIYLQVIIHHTQYPPFS; this is encoded by the coding sequence ATGATCTCGCCCCGTACCCTCTCCGCAACAGCGAGGGCCATGGATGATTTCCCGACCGCAGTCGGACCCACCAGCACAATGAGCGGCACTGAATTCAAAAGATTGCTACCTTCTAAAATCTCCCCTTACCCCTCTTTGCCAAAGAGGGGATTTATTCCTCCCTTTGGAAAAGGAAGGTCAGGAGGGATTTTGCTGATCGTTGTAGTCATTTTTATGAGACTGTTAATCATCTACCTGCAAGTAATTATACACCACACCCAGTACCCCCCTTTTTCCTAA
- the miaA gene encoding tRNA delta(2)-isopentenylpyrophosphate transferase (IPP transferase) (Isopentenyl-diphosphate:tRNA isopentenyltransferase) (IPTase) (IPPT) (Evidence 2b : Function of strongly homologous gene; Product type e : enzyme), translated as MPLIVLVGPTAVGKSSMALAVAERVRGEIIAADSMQVYRGLDIGTAKPSADERQRVPHHLLDLVKPDQPFTAADYMRLASAAIIDIRARGRLPIIVGGTGLYVRALFRGLVDGPGEMTLLRETLYQEAERVGSATLHRRLEITDPEAAATIHPNDLFRVVRALEVAAVSGHLLSALRVEGRRNHKPVPGPVLRFGLERNRQELYRRIEARVEAMMTQGLLREVQDLLDRGYGPVLKPLRAIGYRHMIGHLKGQIRLDDAVASLKRDTRRYAKRQLTWFRHEDEIEWLPVEGSALNERVLRLLVERIETAWSRTV; from the coding sequence GTGCCGCTCATTGTGCTGGTGGGTCCGACTGCGGTCGGGAAATCATCCATGGCCCTCGCTGTTGCGGAGAGGGTACGGGGCGAGATCATCGCGGCCGACTCGATGCAGGTCTACCGCGGTCTTGACATCGGGACAGCGAAGCCAAGCGCTGATGAGCGACAGCGCGTCCCGCACCACCTCCTGGACCTGGTGAAGCCTGACCAGCCTTTCACGGCGGCCGATTACATGAGACTGGCTTCTGCCGCCATCATCGACATTCGCGCTCGTGGACGCCTCCCAATCATAGTGGGGGGAACCGGCCTCTATGTTCGTGCGCTCTTCCGTGGCCTGGTTGACGGACCGGGGGAGATGACCCTGCTCAGAGAGACACTGTACCAGGAGGCCGAACGGGTAGGTAGCGCGACACTTCACCGGCGGCTTGAGATCACCGACCCCGAGGCGGCTGCCACGATCCATCCCAATGACCTCTTTCGGGTCGTGCGCGCGCTCGAGGTGGCGGCCGTCAGTGGTCACCTCCTCTCTGCCCTCAGAGTAGAGGGGCGCCGCAATCATAAACCGGTCCCAGGACCTGTGCTGAGATTCGGACTTGAACGGAATCGTCAGGAGCTGTATCGCCGGATTGAGGCGAGGGTAGAAGCGATGATGACCCAGGGATTGTTACGTGAGGTCCAGGATCTGCTCGATCGCGGCTACGGCCCGGTACTCAAACCGCTACGAGCCATCGGGTACCGTCATATGATCGGGCACCTGAAGGGACAGATCCGCCTTGATGACGCCGTCGCGTCTCTCAAGCGCGACACGCGGCGGTATGCTAAACGGCAGCTTACCTGGTTCCGTCACGAAGACGAGATCGAGTGGCTGCCTGTCGAAGGATCGGCGTTGAACGAGCGCGTACTTCGCTTACTCGTCGAGCGAATCGAGACTGCATGGTCACGAACCGTGTAG
- the aroA gene encoding 3-phosphoshikimate 1-carboxyvinyltransferase (5-enolpyruvylshikimate-3-phosphate synthase) (EPSP synthase) (EPSPS) (Evidence 2a : Function of homologous gene experimentally demonstrated in an other organism; PubMedId : 12835912; Product type e : enzyme), with product MRIDPVGPLKGELTVPGDKSITHRAIILGSLADGTSEITGALRSHDCRDTAKAFGTMGVTIQEPDNGRLQIRGGGLYGLKEPQKVLDVGNSGTTMRLLAGVLAAQPFFSVLTGDRYLCARPMARVTVPLRSMGATILGREGGNLPPLAIKGTHLRAIDYASPIASAQVKSAILFAGLFADGRTTVTEPSLSRDHTERMFEAVGIPIHRNGLRLQVDSIKGISPFQMAIPGDFSAAAFFLVAALVIPGSELTLRQVGVNPTRTGLLDALQSMGAAIEVSRRRIVSGEPVADLHVRSQALHGTEVTGELIPRMLDEIPIFAVAAALAAGPTTIRNAAELRVKEVDRLAALVQELRRFGVKIEQHPDGLTIQGNSSLLGCDCDSWGDHRMAMALAVTGLAAEGSTTISDPSSVSSSFPDFWERLNAILPGAAVAIEQ from the coding sequence ATGCGGATAGATCCTGTCGGTCCGCTGAAGGGCGAGCTGACCGTTCCAGGCGATAAGTCGATCACTCATCGGGCGATCATCCTGGGATCATTGGCCGATGGGACCAGCGAGATTACCGGTGCGCTTCGAAGCCATGACTGCCGTGATACCGCCAAGGCGTTCGGAACGATGGGTGTCACGATTCAAGAACCGGATAATGGTCGCCTGCAGATTCGGGGAGGCGGACTGTACGGTCTGAAGGAGCCGCAGAAGGTTCTGGATGTCGGGAATTCCGGAACGACGATGAGGCTCCTGGCGGGGGTACTGGCGGCACAGCCGTTCTTTTCCGTACTGACGGGCGACCGGTATCTGTGCGCACGGCCTATGGCCAGAGTGACCGTGCCCTTGAGATCGATGGGGGCAACCATCCTGGGTCGTGAGGGCGGCAACCTGCCCCCGCTTGCCATCAAAGGAACGCATCTGAGAGCGATCGACTATGCGAGTCCGATTGCCAGCGCCCAGGTTAAATCTGCGATCCTGTTTGCGGGTCTCTTTGCCGATGGGCGGACGACAGTCACAGAGCCATCCCTCTCACGCGATCATACGGAACGGATGTTTGAGGCGGTCGGTATACCGATCCACCGGAATGGTTTGAGGCTGCAAGTCGACAGCATCAAGGGAATCTCCCCGTTTCAGATGGCGATTCCTGGTGATTTTTCAGCGGCCGCCTTCTTTCTCGTCGCGGCCCTAGTCATTCCAGGGTCAGAGCTGACGTTGCGACAGGTGGGCGTCAATCCGACCAGAACCGGCCTCTTGGATGCGTTGCAATCGATGGGCGCCGCGATTGAAGTCAGCCGACGCCGTATCGTCTCCGGTGAGCCGGTGGCCGACCTCCACGTCAGGAGTCAGGCGCTACACGGAACCGAGGTAACCGGAGAGTTGATCCCACGGATGCTTGACGAGATCCCTATATTCGCGGTGGCTGCCGCGCTCGCCGCCGGCCCCACCACTATACGGAATGCAGCCGAACTCCGAGTCAAAGAGGTGGATCGGCTTGCTGCGCTTGTTCAGGAACTTCGTCGATTCGGCGTGAAGATTGAGCAACACCCTGACGGTTTGACGATTCAGGGAAACTCTTCGCTATTGGGGTGCGACTGCGACAGTTGGGGAGACCACCGCATGGCGATGGCGTTGGCCGTAACAGGCTTGGCGGCAGAAGGGAGTACCACGATCTCCGATCCCTCCTCTGTCAGCAGCTCATTTCCTGATTTCTGGGAACGGCTGAACGCCATCCTACCGGGAGCAGCCGTTGCGATTGAGCAATAA
- the cmk gene encoding Cytidylate kinase (CK) (Cytidine monophosphate kinase) (CMP kinase) (Evidence 2a : Function of homologous gene experimentally demonstrated in an other organism; Product type e : enzyme) translates to MRRTTDCLIIAIDGPVGAGKSTAARLLAQRLSYRYIDSGAMYRALTWKALQEGLDLDDERSVRRLADATAIALEPDGDRERILIDGQDVSRQIREREVEQATSKISIYPSVREVMVARQRHMAAQGGIVMDGRDIGTVVFPDADVKFYLTARLEVRAERRYREVQAAGVSRKISDLTEEIESRDARDMGRCTSPLRKADEAMTIDTSDLPISQVVDAMEEEIRRKAADSEGLT, encoded by the coding sequence TTGAGAAGAACGACGGATTGTCTTATCATTGCCATTGATGGACCCGTGGGGGCCGGTAAAAGTACGGCGGCTCGGCTGCTGGCCCAGCGGCTGAGTTATCGGTATATCGACAGCGGGGCCATGTATCGCGCGCTCACCTGGAAGGCACTGCAGGAAGGACTTGATCTGGATGACGAACGTTCCGTGCGTCGGTTGGCCGACGCGACAGCCATTGCACTCGAACCTGACGGTGATCGAGAACGGATTCTTATCGATGGACAGGATGTCAGCCGACAGATCAGAGAGCGTGAGGTAGAACAGGCGACCTCGAAAATCTCCATCTACCCGAGCGTTCGCGAGGTGATGGTCGCACGTCAGCGACACATGGCAGCACAGGGAGGGATCGTAATGGACGGCCGCGATATCGGCACGGTTGTCTTCCCGGACGCTGATGTGAAATTCTATCTGACGGCTCGGTTGGAGGTGCGGGCGGAACGTCGTTACCGTGAGGTGCAGGCTGCCGGAGTGTCCCGCAAGATCAGTGATCTTACGGAGGAGATCGAGTCGCGAGATGCAAGAGATATGGGCCGATGCACCTCGCCGCTGCGAAAGGCCGACGAGGCCATGACAATCGATACAAGCGATCTGCCCATTTCTCAGGTCGTTGATGCGATGGAAGAGGAGATTCGACGGAAGGCAGCCGACTCAGAAGGCTTGACGTGA
- a CDS encoding 1-acyl-sn-glycerol-3-phosphate acyltransferases codes for MSSAFLQGLAPKKAMTRSLFTIGRLLCLAIAKLAFRLHVEGQEFIPRTGPAILAANHVSYIDPIIIGIAIQRPVCFMAKKELFRSPLFGWLLRQFGTIPINRYRTDVQAFKRAASALEAGEIIAIFPEGTRGDGVDLRPAKPGIGLIAARTGAPVIPTFHRGTGKVLPRGAWLPRPYRITVKFGAPCRFPEKQAETEQDQVVTFSQTIMEKIAALKIGSERGSRSRGDDRGMQQETQC; via the coding sequence ATGAGCAGTGCTTTCCTTCAAGGCCTTGCGCCCAAAAAGGCGATGACTCGCTCCCTCTTTACCATAGGTCGCCTTCTGTGCCTTGCTATCGCAAAGCTCGCGTTCCGTCTCCATGTCGAGGGACAGGAATTTATCCCCCGTACGGGACCGGCGATCCTGGCGGCGAATCACGTGAGCTATATCGATCCGATCATCATCGGAATCGCGATTCAGCGGCCGGTCTGCTTCATGGCCAAGAAGGAGTTGTTCCGTTCCCCGTTGTTTGGTTGGCTGCTCCGACAGTTCGGCACTATTCCGATCAATCGATACCGAACTGATGTGCAGGCCTTTAAGCGGGCAGCGTCTGCGCTGGAAGCGGGAGAGATTATCGCGATCTTTCCTGAAGGGACGCGTGGAGACGGGGTCGATCTGCGACCTGCGAAGCCGGGAATCGGACTGATTGCAGCGCGAACAGGCGCCCCGGTGATACCAACGTTTCACCGAGGGACAGGGAAGGTATTGCCGAGAGGGGCATGGCTTCCCAGACCATATCGAATCACGGTGAAATTTGGAGCCCCTTGTCGATTCCCGGAGAAACAGGCAGAAACAGAACAAGACCAAGTCGTGACGTTCAGCCAGACGATCATGGAAAAGATTGCGGCTCTGAAGATCGGGTCGGAGAGAGGCTCTCGATCGAGAGGGGACGATCGGGGTATGCAACAGGAAACCCAATGCTGA
- the rpsA gene encoding 30S ribosomal subunit protein S1 (Evidence 2a : Function of homologous gene experimentally demonstrated in an other organism; PubMedId : 3368316; Product type s : structure), whose amino-acid sequence MMSETDKLEEAVNSSTEASDRELPAQEHEDLLDLYTQSLQEITEGEIVRGTVLEIRNDMVLIDIGYKSEGAIPIKEFQAPSGELTVKVGDTVDVYLEQKEDSDGLIVLSREKAEKTKIWDDIRRAYEKGDVINGMILGRTKGGLTVDIGVRAFLPGSQVDLRPVRDLDKLIGKSFPMKVIKLNQRRGNIVLSRRELLEEERRTLKERTLQSLEEGKIIRGKVKNITEYGAFIDLGGLDGLLHITDMSWGRVGHPSELFTVGDEIEVVVLKFDRAAERVSLGHKQRLKDPWEDVDQRFAIGSRVRGKVISLTDYGAFVELADGIEGLVHISEMSWTQRVKHPSKVVSVGDSIEVVVLDVDKVNKRISLGLRQIEPNPWLSIEESYPVGMRVEGTVRNLTDFGAFVELNDGIDGLIHVSDMSWTKRVRHPSEVLKRGDKVEAVVLHTDKANRRISLGLKQSQPDPWQSTVLDKYRVGMDVKAKVVRLTDFGAFVELEDGVEGLLHISELSHERVAKPEDVVSIDQELSLKIIKLDANERKLGLSLRAYLDSQEASDQQIDQEVAPQQPVEHQEEGVEAQ is encoded by the coding sequence ATGATGTCTGAGACGGACAAGTTGGAAGAGGCTGTTAACTCATCGACGGAAGCGTCGGATCGTGAGCTTCCCGCGCAGGAGCACGAGGATCTGCTTGATCTGTATACCCAGAGCCTGCAGGAAATTACCGAGGGGGAGATCGTCAGGGGGACTGTGCTGGAGATTAGGAACGATATGGTCCTGATCGATATCGGCTACAAGTCTGAAGGGGCTATACCAATCAAGGAATTCCAGGCGCCCTCCGGAGAACTCACGGTCAAGGTCGGCGATACTGTCGATGTCTATTTAGAGCAGAAAGAGGATAGCGACGGCCTCATTGTCCTCTCGAGAGAGAAGGCGGAGAAAACCAAGATCTGGGATGATATTCGGCGAGCCTATGAGAAGGGTGACGTCATTAACGGAATGATTCTTGGCCGTACGAAAGGTGGCCTGACAGTAGATATTGGTGTCAGGGCCTTTCTGCCTGGTTCTCAGGTCGATCTGCGACCCGTCCGTGACCTCGATAAACTGATCGGGAAGAGCTTCCCGATGAAGGTGATAAAGCTGAACCAGCGCCGGGGCAACATCGTCCTGTCCAGGCGGGAGTTGCTTGAGGAGGAGCGTCGGACTCTTAAGGAGAGGACCTTGCAATCGTTGGAGGAGGGGAAAATTATACGAGGCAAGGTCAAGAATATTACCGAGTACGGCGCATTCATCGACCTTGGCGGACTGGACGGGCTGCTTCATATCACCGACATGTCCTGGGGCCGCGTCGGCCATCCATCCGAACTCTTTACCGTCGGCGATGAGATCGAGGTCGTCGTGTTGAAGTTCGACCGGGCGGCGGAACGGGTATCCCTTGGCCACAAGCAACGCTTGAAGGACCCGTGGGAGGATGTCGATCAGCGGTTTGCGATCGGCTCGCGCGTTCGCGGCAAAGTCATCAGCCTGACCGACTACGGCGCATTCGTGGAGCTTGCCGATGGAATCGAGGGGCTGGTCCACATCTCTGAGATGTCCTGGACGCAGCGAGTGAAACACCCCTCAAAAGTCGTCTCGGTCGGCGATTCTATCGAGGTGGTTGTCCTGGACGTCGATAAGGTGAATAAGCGGATCTCTCTGGGACTTCGCCAGATCGAACCGAACCCGTGGCTGTCGATTGAGGAAAGCTATCCGGTGGGGATGCGGGTCGAAGGCACCGTCAGGAACCTGACCGACTTCGGCGCGTTCGTGGAGTTGAACGACGGGATAGACGGATTGATCCACGTATCCGATATGTCCTGGACCAAGCGAGTCCGTCATCCTTCCGAGGTATTGAAGCGAGGGGATAAAGTTGAGGCGGTTGTCCTGCACACCGATAAAGCGAATCGGCGAATCTCCCTGGGCCTCAAGCAAAGCCAGCCGGACCCCTGGCAATCTACCGTCCTCGACAAGTACCGCGTCGGTATGGACGTGAAAGCCAAGGTGGTTCGCCTTACCGATTTCGGGGCCTTCGTTGAACTCGAAGACGGAGTAGAAGGGCTGCTCCACATCTCCGAGCTGAGCCATGAACGGGTCGCGAAACCTGAGGATGTCGTTTCTATCGACCAAGAACTCTCGCTCAAGATTATCAAGTTGGACGCCAACGAACGTAAGCTCGGACTGAGCCTTCGCGCCTACCTGGATAGCCAGGAGGCGTCGGACCAACAAATCGATCAGGAAGTCGCCCCTCAGCAACCAGTGGAGCACCAGGAAGAGGGGGTTGAGGCCCAGTAG
- a CDS encoding Signal peptide peptidase SppA, 36K type precursor, producing the protein MKRTWLIVGLTVFVSLLILFSLAFSFGRWERLGGSKVALITVDGVILDSKEIIEQLEKYRTNPSVKAIVLRINSPGGGVAPSQEIHEEVLKTRQTDKKPIVASMGSVAASGGYYIASATDLIVANPGTITGSIGVVLQVPNISGLMQKIGVKSVVVKSGLHKDLASPTREMTDAERQILQGMLDDVHGQFIDAVAMGRRIDRKKVETMADGRIFSGREAQSLGLVDQLGNLQDAIERAGALAGIRGKPTVIQERKRGLLLMDLLRGSLSLLNIDVPIYSPSTLSVNYLLW; encoded by the coding sequence ATGAAACGAACGTGGCTGATCGTCGGCCTGACGGTGTTCGTAAGTTTGCTGATCCTGTTCAGCCTGGCCTTCTCATTTGGCAGATGGGAGCGATTGGGTGGAAGCAAGGTTGCGCTGATCACGGTCGACGGGGTGATCCTGGATTCGAAGGAGATTATCGAGCAGCTCGAAAAGTACCGAACAAACCCATCGGTCAAGGCCATTGTCCTTCGGATCAACAGTCCTGGCGGCGGCGTGGCGCCTTCCCAGGAGATCCATGAAGAGGTCCTTAAAACCCGTCAGACCGATAAAAAACCGATAGTCGCCTCTATGGGGAGCGTCGCCGCGTCAGGTGGCTATTACATCGCGAGCGCAACCGATCTGATCGTGGCCAACCCAGGCACTATTACCGGTAGTATCGGGGTTGTGCTTCAAGTCCCGAATATCTCCGGTCTCATGCAAAAAATCGGCGTGAAGTCAGTCGTCGTCAAGAGCGGCCTGCATAAAGACCTTGCTTCCCCGACCCGCGAGATGACCGATGCCGAGCGCCAGATTCTTCAGGGTATGCTGGACGATGTCCATGGCCAGTTTATCGATGCGGTGGCCATGGGTAGGCGTATAGATCGTAAGAAGGTCGAGACAATGGCCGACGGACGAATTTTCAGTGGGCGGGAGGCGCAATCGCTTGGACTGGTGGACCAACTCGGCAACCTTCAAGACGCAATCGAGCGGGCCGGTGCGTTAGCCGGGATTCGAGGGAAACCAACCGTCATCCAGGAACGAAAGCGGGGACTTCTCCTTATGGATCTGCTGCGCGGTAGCCTGAGTCTGTTGAATATCGACGTGCCGATCTATTCACCCTCAACGCTCTCTGTCAACTATCTTCTCTGGTAA
- a CDS encoding protein of unknown function (Evidence 5 : No homology to any previously reported sequences) encodes MDWGKGLAVDDLPQFLPGFEEWDPLGGNVNRFTALRVPTLPCASLPGAETAEPAELHLSVVLRSKRLRDAFENGINDDFSISFGKVHLGSYQFYQVSLCHDRQLLRLRHDFAYHNGTIHLPEKIVDRER; translated from the coding sequence TTGGATTGGGGTAAAGGACTAGCTGTCGATGATCTGCCGCAATTCCTTCCCGGGTTTGAAGAATGGGATCCGCTTGGAGGGAACGTGAACCGCTTTACCGCTCTGCGGGTTCCGACCCTGCCGTGCGCGTCGCTGCCTGGTGCGGAAACTGCCGAACCCGCGGAGCTCCACCTTTCCGTCGTCCTCCGAAGCAAGCGCCTTCGCGATGCTTTCGAGAATGGTATCAACGACGACTTCAGTATCTCTTTTGGTAAGGTACACTTGGGCAGCTACCAATTCTACCAAGTCAGCCTTTGTCATGATCGGCAACTCCTCCGTCTTCGGCACGACTTCGCCTACCATAATGGAACGATTCACTTACCAGAGAAGATAGTTGACAGAGAGCGTTGA
- the ihfB gene encoding Integration host factor beta-subunit (IHF-beta) (Evidence 2a : Function of homologous gene experimentally demonstrated in an other organism; PubMedId : 15659673, 8892836, 9171434; Product type f : factor) translates to MVGEVVPKTEELPIMTKADLVELVAAQVYLTKRDTEVVVDTILESIAKALASEDDGKVELRGFGSFRTRQRRARQGRNPQSGKAVHVPSKRIPFFKPGKELRQIIDS, encoded by the coding sequence ATGGTAGGCGAAGTCGTGCCGAAGACGGAGGAGTTGCCGATCATGACAAAGGCTGACTTGGTAGAATTGGTAGCTGCCCAAGTGTACCTTACCAAAAGAGATACTGAAGTCGTCGTTGATACCATTCTCGAAAGCATCGCGAAGGCGCTTGCTTCGGAGGACGACGGAAAGGTGGAGCTCCGCGGGTTCGGCAGTTTCCGCACCAGGCAGCGACGCGCACGGCAGGGTCGGAACCCGCAGAGCGGTAAAGCGGTTCACGTTCCCTCCAAGCGGATCCCATTCTTCAAACCCGGGAAGGAATTGCGGCAGATCATCGACAGCTAG
- a CDS encoding conserved protein of unknown function (Evidence 4 : Homologs of previously reported genes of unknown function), which translates to MVYVENHGPSGCIFCEASASRQDEKALILYRSRSVFIQMNLYPYNPGHVMIAPYRHLDELQKLSADEQLDLIQEATRSMTILRELMNVDGFNLGMNQGKVAGAGVEHHLHLHVVPRWNGDTNFMPVIAETKVLPEALSATYRKLVSAFTTTL; encoded by the coding sequence ATGGTCTATGTCGAGAACCACGGGCCTTCCGGCTGCATCTTCTGCGAGGCGTCGGCAAGCCGACAAGATGAGAAAGCGCTCATTCTTTATCGCAGCCGATCGGTATTTATTCAGATGAATTTATATCCATACAATCCGGGGCATGTTATGATTGCTCCCTATCGGCATCTCGACGAGCTGCAGAAGTTATCTGCGGACGAGCAGCTCGATCTCATTCAAGAAGCCACCAGAAGTATGACGATCCTGCGTGAACTAATGAACGTGGACGGCTTCAACCTGGGCATGAATCAGGGAAAGGTAGCTGGAGCCGGCGTCGAACACCACCTTCATTTACACGTAGTTCCCCGGTGGAACGGAGACACTAATTTCATGCCCGTCATCGCTGAGACGAAGGTCCTCCCTGAAGCGTTAAGCGCTACCTATCGCAAACTTGTCTCGGCCTTCACTACGACTTTGTAA
- a CDS encoding conserved protein of unknown function (Evidence 4 : Homologs of previously reported genes of unknown function) produces MFIKMTVRGIALDPITNMPIVILKDPDERRALPIWVGIFEANAIALELEKVSTPRPMTHDLLKNILDGLGITVQQITVNDLKENTFYATIDLNHNGSVVKIDSRPSDAIALALRTNAPIFVAENVVAQAKNIEVSEEKEETDKWKEWLENLKPEDFGKYKM; encoded by the coding sequence ATGTTCATTAAGATGACGGTACGCGGCATTGCGCTGGATCCGATTACGAATATGCCGATCGTAATCTTGAAGGATCCGGATGAGCGCCGCGCCTTGCCGATATGGGTTGGGATTTTTGAAGCGAATGCTATCGCGCTGGAGCTTGAAAAGGTCTCGACGCCTCGACCCATGACCCATGACCTGCTCAAAAATATCCTGGACGGCCTCGGAATCACGGTTCAGCAGATTACCGTCAATGACCTCAAAGAGAATACCTTCTACGCAACCATCGATCTGAATCATAACGGCAGCGTCGTGAAGATCGACTCACGGCCCAGCGATGCTATCGCCCTGGCTCTCCGCACCAACGCCCCGATCTTCGTCGCCGAAAATGTTGTGGCGCAAGCCAAGAACATCGAGGTGTCAGAAGAAAAGGAAGAGACGGACAAGTGGAAGGAGTGGCTTGAGAATTTGAAGCCCGAAGATTTCGGTAAATACAAAATGTAG